In Capsicum annuum cultivar UCD-10X-F1 unplaced genomic scaffold, UCD10Xv1.1 ctg82646, whole genome shotgun sequence, a genomic segment contains:
- the LOC107869304 gene encoding probable LRR receptor-like serine/threonine-protein kinase At3g47570: protein MLKKCIVDHSLVLPVEEINVTASLSYEEEPIAILDHQVLKLRSKEIVLIKALWINQKVEEATWESKDDIRARYPHLFDPVDGGVQGSLPPEIGNLKAATQMALSMNQFSNEIPREIGGLQNLAYLSLRHNKLQGPIPDSMSNMTGFEFIDLSHNNMSGITPKSLEKLQNLKYFNISINKFYGEIPSGGPFKNLSSQFFMYNESLCGSSRFSVPPWPTSSKHRSNRKNLLVLFLLLGIALVVVPSTFIFFWIRYRKGKRAPQEADSLSAITRERISYYELLQTTDALSESNLIGSGIFGSVYKGVLRSGITIAVKVFNLQLDVAFKSFDMQRLSIMIDVACALEYLHHGCALLVIHCDVKPSNVFLDEDMVAHLTDFGISKLLGEDESDLHTKMRKPNEFEGDLSLKQWLSYSLPEAVMDVRFQLGNING, encoded by the exons atgttgaagaaatgcattgtaGACCATTCTTTGGTGTTGCCTGTAGAAGAGATCAATGTGACAgcctccttatcatatgaagaggaacctattgcaatTCTAGATCATCAGGTCTTGAAGTTGAGAAGTaaagaaatagttttaattaaggCCTTGTGGATAAATCAGAAggttgaagaagccacttgggaatcaAAAGACGACATAAGAGCAAGATACCCACACCTTTTTGACCCAGTAGATGGCGGAGTTCAAG GTTCTTTACCTCCagaaattggaaatctaaagGCAGCGACACAGATGGCTCTGTCTATGAATCAATTCTCAAATGAAATTCCCAGAGAAATTGGAGGCTTGCAAAATTTGGCGTACCTTTCTTTGAGACATAACAAGTTGCAAGGACCTATACCTGACTCAATGAGCAATATGACAGGTTTTGAATTCATAGACCTTTCTCATAATAATATGTCTGGAATCACTCCTAAGTCTTTGGAGAAGCTTCAAAACTTgaagtatttcaatatttctatcaACAAATTTTATGGTGAAATACCCTCGGGAGGTCCTTTCAAGAACCTTTCGAGTCAGTTTTTCATGTACAATGAATCATTATGTGgttcttcaagatttagtgtcccGCCATGGCCCACTTCATCAAAGCATAGATCAAATAGGAAAAATTTgctagttctttttcttttgctggGAATTGCACTAGTGGTTGTTCCTAgcacctttatttttttctggaTAAggtatagaaaaggtaaaagagcTCCTCAAGAAGCTGATTCATTGTCTGCCATAACAAGAGAAAGAATTTCATACTATGAACTGCTCCAAACAACTGATGCACTTAGCGAGAGTAATTTGATTGGTTCGGGAATTTTTGGCTCTGTATACAAAGGCGTTCTCAGAAGTGGAATTACAATTGCAGTCAAAGTGTTCAATCTGCAACTGGATGTGGCATTCAAGAGTTTTGATAT GCAGAGACTAAGCATTatgatagatgtggcatgtgCGTTGGAATATCTCCATCATGGGTGCGCATTGCTAGTGATTCACTGTGATGTGAAGCCTAGTAACGTCTTTctggatgaggatatggttgcCCACCTAACCGACTTTGGCATCTCAAAACTTCTTGGTGAAGATGAGAGTGATTTACACACAAAAAT GAGAAAGCCTAATGAGTTTGAGGGAGATCTTAGCTTGAAGCAATGGCTGAGTTATTCACTTCCAGAGGCAGTAATGGATGTTAGATTCCAACTTGGTAACATCAACGGGTAA